A stretch of DNA from Schistocerca americana isolate TAMUIC-IGC-003095 chromosome 3, iqSchAmer2.1, whole genome shotgun sequence:
ATAGTCCATGAATAGCATACAGGCTACCCTCTCCCTCTCATCATGAATGACCTATTATATTCCAGGTCAAACAAAGTTCAGGAAAAATGACATATTGACACTGATAGTTTTTAATAAGCAGGGCACCTTTCCTCCAGTAaaaatatacatgaaatgtattcacggttgtgaatatggacaactatcagctgtataatgtaatgacaacaggaaaatttgtgccagactgggacttgaacccaggtttcACTCTTATTGTGAACAATCATTTTATCATtaggctatccaagcatgactcatggccagacccaaacttccatatgtcatcaaccatgtgttaacaacctgtacttgtacattcaTATGAATATTCCCACACAGGGGAGATATTGTAACTGAAAGTCAGTTGCCTGGTGTTAGTGAACAAATACAATGTTGCAGTGCCATGCATGCATGACAAGGAATTTTGCGTCATATTTCTGAacaaaacaggcactgcaatattgtacttATCTGCCAACACCAGagaagcaactttcaattaaaatgtctcacctgttcATGAAAGTATTAGTACAGGTTgttgacacatggttgacaacatacggAGGTTTGGGTCTGGCGTGAGTCATGCCCGTATAGCATATAACCTAATGGTAAGGTGGCTGCTcacaataagcaggaaatctgagttcgagtcccagtccatcaCAAGTTTTCATTGCCATCATTTTGTTAAGTAGCTAATGGTTGTCCACATTTGCAAATATGAATACATCTCATATACTTCATAATGATTGTAGtcccacagtgcctgttccttcagacacacatgcatgtctgaaggggTTTTGCATATTATTTTTGAACCCACTGCAATGTTGTATCCAGTAAAAACAGTCTTGTCCTAAGGAAGGCCTTTGTAATATAGCCAAAATGTTGGTTTTATAGTTTGTATTTCAAGTATTTTGTACAGTGGCATGGTACAACACcctgaagaattttaatcatcGTGGTGAACACTATTTATTTTCATGTGATTTACTTTGGACTCTGCCAGTAACATATTTCTTATGACATGATTGTGTAAGGACATTCTTCTCACGTCACcatcattaaaataataataataataataataataataataataataataataaatgtgtagTGTAGTGTCTCTGAAGGGTCCTGTGGGGCACTGTCGTCCTTTCTTTACAAAGTTGAGAGAAGTAACAGTTATCAGTTATAAATTTATATTTGTGCTGTTTAGATCAAAAGCATAATAGAGAACTTACAGTCAGGGAAGTAATTCATCATTATGACACCAGAGCTAAAACAAATTTGGATTTTCCTAGGTAGAGATAAGCAAATATGGGTTACTTACACAAATTATAGCCAGTCAGAACATTCAACAAATTGTCACTCTCTGCTTGGTCTCATCTCTTATGCATTTTTAAAATGAAATAGTGTAACTTGCTATCACATGGCCTGTTTTATaacttcaaagaatttttgatatGCCATATAATGACATTTAGGATTtttattgtgttatagtatacTTGTGCATTACATTAATATGTACTCCAGCAGTGGTAACACTAGTTGATGAGAATTTTATAGTTTTCCTAAATGACAGTATTCTTGTGTTCATTACTATGTACTTTATGAATGGTGACATTATATTCTAAGAATTATAGAGTATTTAAGAATTTTCCTTCACTGTACTTGCATAAATCAATCTCATGCTACTTGCACGCATTATTATGAAAAGCATCACTGACAAAGCCTATTTCATTGCAAGAAGCCAACATCCAATAAAGGTTCTTGATTCTAAATTAtccaaacaaatttaaatattaacATATTGGTGATAAATCATAAAAGTATTAAAAAAAGTGATAGTTTGAAACAAGTAAGCAGTGGAATTCACATGATAGCATATTCTTAAAGTTGGCTATCTAAAACCAATAGTAGTGAGACCATCAAGATGAAGAAAAGTGTTTACCAAATTGACAGGTTACAGAGAAAGTGGGGTGCAATAATCTAATTATTAACTGCCAGACATGTCCAGAAAAGTGGTCAAAACATTTAGAGAAAACCTTAGTTAACTAGTAAAAATGTTTCTCTACAGTGCCGTATTGGAAGCAGTTTCAGCCAACTTTATGGTTGATCTTTAGCAACTTGAGTGGTGGGGCTGGGCATtagccaatctctctctctctctctctctctctctctttctcacacacaccATTGATGATCGCATGAGCACTCTGCTCCCCAGACCCAGATGTAAGGCAATCACACATAGTTACTTTAATCGAAGTCTGGTGATGATTTCAttgaattttatattattttataatcTATACAATTGAAGGCCATAAGAAGAcaagaagaataaccagtactcataGTTAATAGCACCAGTACAGTGTTCCCTGTTTTATATGAAAATAGTCTCATATTGAAATGGCCCtgcataataaaataatttctattAGAACTGGTTGAACGTTATTCTTCAAATCAGTACAGCTATTGATTGCTCTCCCATTTTTTATGCACAAGTTTATATCTCAATTTTATTCTTCCTAGATATTTCTTTCATGCTGTCATCCCATTACAGTAAATATTCTTACATTAACTATAAAGTCACtgtgaaaattgttttatttacagtttcaaatactgtaaaaactgtttttaagatacatttttttcctttctatttAGATGGAAGAACAGCACGAAAACCAAGAGAGAATTGTAGGTCAGCAATTGAATCAGCAATGGATTTGATTAGCAAGCGGAACATACAACAACCTAATTTTAATGGAAGCTTTCTAGATCTTGCTGGTTATGCTCTTCATCAGCCACTCCGTTCAGCACCATATGATATGTATGTGACTGAAATGCGCATAAAAATGCCAGCTCAAGCAGTTTGGTTTGAGGTTGAACATTGCCACTGGGAGCCTCGTAAACGTACACTAGAAACTCGTCTAGGTTTTTCGGAGCTCAGTGTTACAGGTGCAGTGAAATTATATGAGGGAGATTtcataaaaaacacaccacatccATTGCCAACTGATGTCTGTAATGTAACGATGCGCATGAAACGAGCTggactgcagattgctgctcagccACGTGTATTGTCCAGTAGCAACAGAGGTATTGCAGATATAGCTATGGACAGTCAGTTTTTGCAACCTGAATTTGTGAGTGTATATGTTTACGGCTGTCATCCTCCAGGCCGAGAGCATCGTGAGGAGCCAGTTATAGGAGAAAAGCAAAATTCAGCAAAAAACCGTGCTACTGAAGATACAACACAGGAAATGGAACAAGTGTTTCTAAAAGGCATTCAGTCACTTCTCAAGACTTATCTTGGAAAGCAGCTTCAGCAGACTATGAAGAACATTGTTATGAGAAATATGGGCTACACTGTTTCATATGGAAGGTAGTGATGTAGGTTCACAGTTATTAAATGTTATCATACCTACATATTTTAACTATAAATACACCCAGTATCAGTGATTTACTTTTTTAAATGTGTGCTATGGGAATGACTTGCGTACATAAGCAGTTTGATAAATTTTCAGATTTAATTTTGATTATATGTTTAGATCACAGTGCAGAATAAACAGCCTTTAACTGCAACCATAGAACTGTTAGGCAAAAGacttgaaattgtaaatagcaccaaatttttgggagtttggatccaagatgacctaagatggcagaaacacacacaacacctatatagtaaattaaataccatttgttaTAGTATAAATATTCTTGCTGGATGCACATCTATGCAAGCCATAAAAAACGTGTACTATGCCCAAGCAGAATCATTACTAAGATATGGCTTAATTTGCTGGGGAAATTCACCACCCAGCAAAGctgttttattgcacaaaaaagaattataagagcCATGGAAGGCTTAGCACCTCGATCTTCATGAAaacccacatttaaaaagcttcatattcttccattaccatgcctatatatcctagaaacaataatgtttgtaaggaaaatcgtagatgaaaataacaagattgctccaaaaaaccaaaatatccattcatacaacacaagaaataatcgagatttacatatgcagttttcacatacaacactaaaacaaaaaggacccttgcaagcaagaaaaaaactgtataacaaactacctaaagaaattaaggcaataactggcatgcataattcaaaactgcagtgagtgactaCTTGCTACAGAATTGTTACTATAGTGCTGATGAATTTATATCtacaatgtaaatatgtgaaaattttaatagtttatacaattaaggccaaaataagaaatgtatacattagatttatctgtgtattatatgtggtctattacatatatgtgtgtgtctgtgtaatcAAGGCCAAAAGTATGAAATGTGTGCGTGTAAAATTTACTTGTGAAATGTTATTCCCATATGTTAGAGTTATATTGCTATATACTGAAAACCATACAACAGCTTTTTTCTGTTAAGctttattgcaaattatttgacttgtcctatatcattatgtacccctgtacagtgtatgattcacaggaccaataaatatacaatacaaaTATACACTACAATACAACACGATCTTTGAAAATTACAGTATCTACTTACGTCATACCACTATGTCTCTAAGAACTTGGTCATAACCAGTCAGTGCTTTCTGCTAAAGTGAAAAAACAATGTATTGAAACATGTGAATAGTAGTTTCAGATTTTCCACATGTATCACAGCTAATGACTTTGTCTCAAGCCTAATAAGGTCCAGTTTAGATGAAGTAGCTGTTGGTTGTTTTTGAAAGCAAGCAGTATTAGTTTATTTTTCAGGATGTTGTTTCACTTTTACAGTATCATTTGTGTCATAAATCCAAAACTCAGTAGTATCAGCTCATTCTTATTTGTAAAAGTTTTCCTTTCTAAGCCAATATTTTAATCTGAAGAAAAGTCCTTATTATCTGCTGAGTCTGTTTTACCATGAGAGAATTTGTACTTTCACTCTCTGTTTGAGTGTTGAGTTATCTTCCAGGGCAATGTGCCTAAAAGAAATACACTTTTATTCATCAAAAGTGAACATGAAGGCTTACACAGGCTAGGCATTCAGTTTGAGTTAAATCTTTTGTGAATTAGGCtttgtcattatgaaacactgaaacaagtaAAATGCTAATATTTCAATGGACTTCAGTGTGGCCTTTTCAAAGGCAATGAAATGCTGGATTCTGATTATGGTTTTCCACTGTATACTAATTTGATTTGGTTGTCAGGTAGCTACTGGAGTCACATTCTGCGATGCCATGGGAAAATTCCAAGGGGTTGGCTACACGGTGGGGAGTGGCTGTATAGTAACTCTATAGAGCTGTGCTGGCATGTAACTGGTAGATTGTAATGAATCATAATCTTGAAACCAGAGGTAGTGATTTTCCTGTAATGAGACATTGATGCTGCATGGCAGTCCTGTTGTACCTGCTCGTTTATATTATTGAAACTGGATCATGTGAAACTGCTGGCTGGGCAACACATGCAGCTCAGTGGACTATTATCACTGGCAGCCAGACCATCATGAACTTGtagccatcctccctgttcatacTATTAGAGTGTTTAATTAATTTGATAGCCTCTTTTACTTCTTGTTGCTATGTCCACAGCTGCCAAGAAAGCGAGCAACAGCTACAGCTTATTCTGATCCTTTGTCTGTTTTATTTTGCTGTACGTCCTAGCTCATTGTGTGTTCTGATTGGTATATCCATTTGCGCATAATATCGTCTGGAGGCCATTTATTTCATGTTGAAGGTTGTCAGCATCATTAATCTGGTGAATATGGGCTGTCAGCATATATAGTGTGACTTTTTTTGTGCTAGAAGGTGGTGCAACTCTGCACTCAGATATCTGTTGATGTGTGTCACTTTCCTGAACATTTCATGTGTTGCTAGATGTTCTGTACACTTTCATATCCAGAAAAGGAATCActccattattttctttttctattgtgAATAGTATGTTTTTATGTAAGCTGTTGATGTGCTGATGAAATTTGCATAGTTATGTTTTCCTGTGCAACCATATGATgaatgtgtcatccacatacctcagTCAACAATGCGGGCCCAGCAGCATGGAACATCCTGTTGTCCATTCAGACATTTCCATGAATACATCAGCTACTACAGGTGAAAGGGGTGAGCCCATAGCCACTCTGTTTGTCTGCTCATACAACTTGCCCTGCCAACTAAAATATGTTGATGATAAGCACAGCTGCACCAAGTCTCATGTATCTAGTTGTATTTGCTCCTGTAAGATGTTAATGGTTTCAAATATAGGCACTTGTGTCAAAGCTGACAATTAGATCCTTACCCAGTGCTTGCTGTTTTCATATTAATCTGGGGAAATGTGTGGAATCATTAACATAAGACTTTGTGTCGTCAACCAGGTGGCATAACTTGTGGGccagatgttttgtcagacaatatagaccttgcctagtatggtggTGTGGGCCTCCCatattgttcccctacgctctgtcaaggagtgtgggacttcatcatcatcatcatcctcatcacatGGGTGAACTGGTCCCACAGATGATCAGTCTTACAGGATGGCCTTCCATATGCACCTTTTACCTAACATATTATTGGTAGCTTTGGAACTTTCAACATGAGCCCATTTGCTCTATCAGCATTAATTCTATGACACTTAATTAGAGCTTGTCTCTGTCTTACTATCTTTGCTGTGATGTCACTTTTCAATTCTTTATGCATGGGATCACTCAGTAACTCAATTATTTTGGCTTCATACAACATAGTGTCCTCTATTACTGTGCCATTTCTAATGTCCACATGTAAAATTATGATATTGTTATTCCTGAGTTCACTTTGGGTGATTGTATCTTCAACAGACGTATTCTACATCCAAGGCTTTACATGCTGCCATATCTGTTCCCTGTCAGATGTCCTCTGCTTCTGCTTGAGGCAATTCCTGGAACAACACTTTAATGGTTTTTACAAAGACCTCTGATGGCATGCACTGGGGTGTCACTGAATGGTTTAAACCCTTAGACAGCACATCTACAGCTGCCTTGCTGATGGTATGAATTGAAAGATTCACACAGTGTGAGGAGGATTCAATTTCAGCTTAGTATTTCTTTTCAGCTTAGCATTTCTTTTCAACTCTGTGCGCTCTATAAATTTACTCTGCTGATGGCTTCTTACTGCTTTTTTTCATGCTTGTCCTGGCTTGtgcattatttttcaacattttctcaGTTGATTGCCAATAATTTGAGTAGCATCTTGTTAAAATCCAAGATGGAAAGGAGGTAGTGGTATTTCCCTCAGAAATGAAAGGCAAACACATTTGAAGATATTACTTGTCTTTCTAGTCCCAAAATGTGGTAGCAAACAAAGGAATTTTAGTGGTCCCAGTATCTTTTCAGGAACACAAGATCATTCAGCGGTTTCTTCTTTGTCATTTCAGCTGTTACAACTTGTGGGTACGTCTATAAATTTCCTGCCCATACACGTCACCAACAAAAGTTCATAGACTTCCATAACCAGtgtcaattttaataaaataattttattattaaactgtgtcattatgaaacactaaaacaaataaaataccaaTGTTTTGACTGACTTTTCAGGGGTCCTTTCCAAGGAAACTGACTTCTAGATTATGGTGTCCTCCCCTATACTCTGTCTCATTTTGTGTATGAGGTAGCTATTCTGGCAGGTGAGTGGTAGGTAATAGTGAATCAGTATCTCGTATCCAGAGGTACTGATTTTCCTGCAGTGAGAGGCTGATGCTACATGACTTTTCTCTTGTGGCCACTTGTTTATACAGCTGAAGCCAGATCATGTGGAACAGCTGGCTGGTGAACACATGGGGCTTGATGGATTGGAATTGCCGGTAGCCGAGACACCAGGAACTTGTAGCCATACTTCCTGTTCATGCTGTTAGAGTGTTTAATTATTTTAATAGTCTTTCGCTTATTTTTCACTGCTGTATCAACAGCTGCTAAGCAGGCACATGAGGTTCTTGAAAAATAATAGTTTGGCCACAGTCCTTGTGGTGCTCAGCTGTAAGTGATTTTAGTGTTGCCTCAGCTGTACATAGCATTTGTGCTCTGGCAAGCAAGTGATAATTCGTCTCCCAATTTCATCTAGGTAGACTTCATCACATTAACATCAAAGCTGATAGATGGCTGCAGTGTGGAGAGAACCTACAGAATCCTTCATGAGCCTCAACACATCTTGGATCTTGTGGGCACTCTCGAATATTGGTTTAATGCCTCCGTAGCACAGCATCTCGCCTAGACAGTTGCTGAGGCCTCCCACACAAGGCAAGCAAGCAACAGGAACAGTTCTTTTATTCCTTTGCCTGTTTTACCTTCACCATAAGGTAAGTACTTGTTGAGGTGTGGCCAGAGGGCCAAGGCTGAGCATGTGGGCAGAGGCAGATAAGGCAGCATAACGAGGAGGTAGGCAGCCAGTGGCTGCAAGTGGTGTAAAGACAACAAActataatattctacaaaaaatgCTTCACAGGCATCCTATGACAAAAGCAGATACACCAAACAAATTGCAGTAATGAGTCAAGCTCGTTAAAAATTTAACCTTGTTTCTAAAAAATAGCATGTTATGAGTTTTtggttttttaattattatagtTTATAAAAACTATAGCAAGTGAACTAAACATGCAACATACACTGAAGATTTGTCATAAGAAAGCTGACAATTTAGCAATTATGCTAATATGTTAATTTTACAATCACATAGACTAATAaaccatttacaaaatttatatGGAAATTGTGCTATAATTTCTCTACATACAAACATAGTACAAAAATAGCATGAGTACCCCAGTCAATTATGCAACAAATCCTTATGTTTAACCAACCATAGTTTGACATTTTAAGATGTGTTTGCAGCtactttaatttaaatttaaacacATTACAGCACAGTATGTTAAGAGGTAGTCATACAATTATTCATATCCATTGAAATAATGCACAAATATTTCGATATGAGGTCAAAAAATGACTGTAACAATTTAATCCGAAATTATTGTTCATAATTAAATGGTAGTTATTTGTAACTACATGTACCAAATTCAGTAGTAGTCATGTGACTAAAAGCTTAAAAGTGCATGAGGAGCAGTGCTTGTGGTCTTTTGATCAGGGTCTTCAGTGACAGTCTTGCACTGGTGAGCATTCAGGATGAGAGGCTGATAATGTAACAGGGCAGGCAGCACACCAGTTGGCTTATGACAGCGTTCATTGGGCTCAGTAAATTTCGGGTTATCAGGAGCTGAGCAATTAGAAGAATTTTGAGAGTTAGAATACTTCCGTGGGAGTGAGTTTTGAACTTAAATTCTGTTTGTCTTAGAGATCTTCATGTGACTTTCAGTAATTGTTTTTTCTGTAACCAAatggacattgttgttgttgttgtggtggtcttcagtctgaagaccggtttgatgcagctctccatgctactctatcctgtggcagCCTGTTCAACTCAAAATaagtactgcaacctgcatccttctcaatctgcataATGTATCAACTCTTGGTCTACCTCTttaatttttaccatccacacttccctccagtacaaaattggtgatcccttgaggtctcagaatgtgtcctatcaactgatcccatct
This window harbors:
- the LOC124607034 gene encoding uncharacterized protein LOC124607034, translated to MLFEAWILFLLAMTLPDAILGITTSQQSLSAVTASSKDGRTARKPRENCRSAIESAMDLISKRNIQQPNFNGSFLDLAGYALHQPLRSAPYDMYVTEMRIKMPAQAVWFEVEHCHWEPRKRTLETRLGFSELSVTGAVKLYEGDFIKNTPHPLPTDVCNVTMRMKRAGLQIAAQPRVLSSSNRGIADIAMDSQFLQPEFVSVYVYGCHPPGREHREEPVIGEKQNSAKNRATEDTTQEMEQVFLKGIQSLLKTYLGKQLQQTMKNIVMRNMGYTVSYGR